A part of Larkinella insperata genomic DNA contains:
- a CDS encoding bifunctional heptose 7-phosphate kinase/heptose 1-phosphate adenyltransferase, with product MTQTVKTTSIQEIFEAFNSLRVLIVGDVMLDSYVWGRVERISPEAPVPVVTVQRREVRLGGAGNVILNVQALGAEPIICSVIGTDEPGDRLVGQLEERGLTCDGLIRSGARITTIKERIMAGSQQVVRVDTETDKTITDQERKLLIDKVKELIPTCQVVIFQDYDKGVLSPEAIADITAFANEQGVPTVVDPKKRNFLAYHHTTLFKPNLKELKEGLKIDFDVSQAGALQDAIDQLKSRLSIQGALITLSERGVFIDFRGETHRCPAHVRQISDVSGAGDTVISVAACCVALGLPPRFIAGLSNLAGGLVCESLGVVPIDKQRLHEEAVEKNLL from the coding sequence ATGACCCAAACGGTCAAGACCACATCGATCCAAGAAATTTTCGAAGCGTTTAATTCGCTCCGCGTGCTGATCGTTGGCGACGTTATGCTCGATTCCTACGTATGGGGCCGGGTCGAGCGGATTTCGCCGGAAGCGCCGGTGCCCGTCGTTACCGTCCAACGGCGGGAAGTTCGGCTGGGGGGAGCCGGTAACGTCATCCTGAACGTTCAGGCACTGGGTGCCGAACCCATTATCTGCTCGGTAATCGGTACCGACGAACCCGGCGACCGGCTGGTTGGCCAGCTGGAAGAGCGGGGCCTTACCTGCGACGGGTTAATTCGGAGCGGTGCGCGCATCACCACTATCAAAGAACGGATCATGGCCGGTTCGCAGCAGGTGGTGCGGGTGGATACCGAAACCGATAAAACCATTACTGATCAGGAACGCAAACTGCTCATTGATAAAGTAAAAGAACTGATTCCGACGTGTCAGGTGGTTATTTTCCAAGATTACGACAAAGGGGTTCTGAGCCCGGAAGCCATTGCCGACATCACGGCTTTTGCCAACGAGCAGGGCGTCCCCACGGTAGTTGATCCGAAAAAGCGCAATTTTCTGGCCTACCACCACACGACGCTTTTCAAACCCAATCTGAAGGAACTGAAAGAAGGGCTGAAGATTGATTTCGATGTCAGCCAGGCGGGTGCCCTGCAGGACGCTATCGACCAGCTAAAATCCCGGCTGAGCATTCAGGGGGCCTTGATTACCCTTTCCGAACGGGGCGTTTTCATTGACTTTCGGGGCGAAACACACCGTTGCCCGGCGCACGTTCGCCAGATTTCGGACGTATCCGGTGCGGGCGATACCGTCATCAGCGTGGCGGCCTGTTGCGTAGCCCTCGGTTTGCCACCCCGCTTCATCGCCGGTTTGTCGAACCTCGCGGGTGGACTGGTCTGCGAATCGCTCGGGGTGGTTCCTATTGATAAACAGCGGCTGCACGAGGAAGCCGTTGAGAAAAACTTGCTGTAA
- the fabF gene encoding beta-ketoacyl-ACP synthase II, with protein MKRVVVTGLGALTPIGNTVEEYWNGLVQGRSGAALITKFDPAHFKTKFACEVKGFDPLQFFDKKEARKMDEYSQYALVVADEAVKDAALVDDKVDPNRVGVIWASGIGGMYSFQEEVIAYGANNRNPRFNPFFITKMIANMASGLISIRYGFRGVNFAPVSACASATHALIDAFNYIRLGKADAIIAGGSEAVVTEVAVGGFNAMKALSERNDDPATASRPFDADRDGFVLGEGAAAIVLEEYEHAKARGAKIYAELVGTGATADAYHMTATHPEGLGATLAMTEALREANLKPEEVDYLNVHATSTPIGDLSEAQAIQKVFGESPERLHLSATKSMTGHLLGAAGAIEAVAGILAIQHNTVPPTINLQNRDERISPNLNLTPNAAVQKPVDVVMSNTFGFGGHNAIVAFQRV; from the coding sequence ATGAAACGAGTTGTTGTAACGGGATTGGGCGCCCTGACGCCGATTGGAAATACCGTAGAAGAATACTGGAACGGGCTGGTACAAGGCCGCAGCGGGGCCGCCCTGATCACCAAATTTGATCCTGCTCACTTCAAAACCAAGTTTGCCTGCGAGGTAAAAGGCTTCGATCCGCTCCAGTTTTTCGACAAGAAAGAAGCCCGCAAGATGGACGAATACAGCCAGTATGCCCTGGTGGTGGCCGACGAAGCCGTAAAGGACGCGGCTCTGGTTGACGACAAGGTAGACCCGAATCGCGTGGGCGTAATCTGGGCGTCGGGCATTGGCGGGATGTACAGCTTCCAGGAAGAGGTGATTGCCTACGGTGCCAACAACCGCAACCCGCGCTTCAACCCATTCTTCATCACGAAAATGATTGCCAACATGGCCTCCGGTCTGATCTCGATCCGGTACGGGTTCCGGGGTGTCAACTTTGCGCCGGTTTCGGCCTGCGCGTCGGCAACCCACGCGCTGATCGACGCGTTCAACTACATCCGGCTGGGGAAAGCCGACGCCATCATCGCCGGGGGGTCGGAAGCCGTCGTAACGGAAGTGGCCGTGGGCGGTTTCAATGCGATGAAAGCCCTGTCGGAGCGCAACGACGATCCGGCAACGGCCTCCCGCCCGTTCGACGCCGACCGCGACGGCTTTGTGCTGGGCGAGGGGGCAGCCGCCATCGTGCTGGAAGAATACGAACACGCCAAAGCCCGGGGGGCCAAAATCTACGCGGAACTGGTGGGTACGGGTGCCACGGCGGACGCCTACCACATGACGGCCACGCACCCCGAAGGACTGGGGGCCACACTGGCCATGACCGAAGCCCTGCGCGAAGCCAACCTGAAACCGGAAGAAGTAGACTACCTGAACGTTCACGCGACCTCCACGCCTATCGGTGACCTGAGCGAAGCGCAGGCCATACAGAAAGTATTTGGTGAAAGCCCCGAACGGCTGCACCTGAGCGCTACCAAGTCCATGACGGGCCACTTGCTCGGAGCTGCCGGGGCCATCGAAGCCGTTGCCGGTATCCTGGCAATCCAGCACAACACCGTTCCGCCGACGATTAACCTGCAAAACCGCGACGAACGCATCAGCCCGAATCTGAATCTGACACCGAACGCAGCGGTTCAGAAACCGGTGGACGTGGTGATGAGCAACACCTTTGGATTTGGTGGACACAACGCCATCGTAGCCTTTCAGCGGGTGTAA
- the lgt gene encoding prolipoprotein diacylglyceryl transferase, with amino-acid sequence MNTILGFIIWDVAPEIATLKLFGLEIPINWYSLLFAGGFLGGQQLMAHVYKRDHKPVADVDLLMLYLVVATVVGARLGHYLFYEWELLLADPGQWVKSMLSLPFRGLASHGATLTLLGALYLFSRQRTDQPFLWVLDRVVIAVSLAGALIRLGNLFNSEIYGRPTALPWGFVFVRETDPALLPLVPRHPTQLYESLFCLFLLGLTFYLWQRKRHQIADGLIAGLFLVLLFSFRFLVEFLKANQEGFENSIALNMGQILSIPAILTGLIILISIRRNRPVSIAKA; translated from the coding sequence ATGAACACGATACTGGGTTTTATCATTTGGGATGTGGCTCCCGAAATCGCAACGCTGAAACTCTTCGGTCTGGAAATACCGATTAACTGGTACAGTCTGTTGTTCGCGGGCGGCTTTCTGGGGGGGCAGCAACTGATGGCGCACGTCTACAAACGGGATCACAAACCCGTTGCCGATGTGGATTTGCTGATGCTGTACCTGGTCGTTGCGACCGTTGTGGGCGCCCGGCTGGGCCATTACCTATTTTACGAGTGGGAATTGCTGCTTGCCGATCCCGGTCAGTGGGTGAAGTCCATGCTCAGTCTGCCGTTCCGCGGACTGGCCAGTCATGGCGCAACCCTTACGCTGCTAGGGGCTTTGTACCTGTTCAGTCGGCAGCGGACCGATCAGCCGTTTCTGTGGGTGCTCGACCGGGTTGTCATAGCCGTCAGCCTGGCCGGGGCGCTGATTCGCCTGGGAAACCTGTTCAATTCCGAGATTTACGGACGCCCGACTGCTTTGCCCTGGGGTTTTGTTTTCGTTCGGGAAACGGACCCGGCTCTACTGCCTCTGGTTCCGCGCCATCCAACCCAGCTTTACGAGTCGCTCTTTTGCCTGTTTCTGCTGGGACTAACATTCTATTTATGGCAACGCAAACGCCATCAGATCGCCGATGGCCTGATCGCCGGTCTGTTTCTGGTGCTGCTCTTCAGCTTCCGGTTTTTAGTGGAATTTTTAAAAGCGAATCAGGAAGGCTTCGAGAATAGCATCGCCTTGAATATGGGGCAGATTCTGAGCATTCCGGCCATACTGACCGGCTTGATTATTCTGATCAGCATCCGGAGAAACCGACCGGTTTCGATAGCAAAGGCCTGA
- a CDS encoding tautomerase family protein translates to MSQVKIYGVKEPLRAIRDRLSDVIHACVVEALHFPPNKRAHRFLYLEAEDFFMPEGRSEKYVIIEVLMMEGRTVETKKKLINLLFERISAQIGLSVNDIEICILESPAHNWGFRGKTGDEASLTYPINV, encoded by the coding sequence ATGAGTCAGGTCAAGATTTACGGGGTTAAGGAGCCGCTGCGGGCGATTCGGGACCGTTTGTCGGACGTGATTCACGCGTGCGTGGTGGAAGCGCTCCACTTTCCGCCAAACAAACGGGCTCACCGATTTCTGTACCTGGAAGCGGAGGATTTTTTCATGCCCGAAGGGCGCTCGGAAAAATACGTGATCATTGAGGTATTGATGATGGAGGGCCGGACCGTGGAGACCAAAAAGAAGCTGATCAACCTGCTCTTTGAACGCATCAGCGCGCAGATTGGCCTGTCGGTAAACGACATTGAAATCTGTATCCTGGAAAGCCCCGCCCACAACTGGGGTTTCCGGGGCAAGACGGGTGATGAAGCCTCCCTGACCTACCCGATTAACGTATAA
- a CDS encoding DUF167 domain-containing protein yields the protein MVLHIKVKPGSKVDKLLYDASGQLNVKIKAPSQDGKANAYLVEYLARQFGVAKSAVEIVSGFTNPHKKLTINADEDIVRKILVNLEGCR from the coding sequence ATGGTGCTTCACATCAAGGTCAAACCCGGCAGCAAAGTGGATAAACTCCTCTACGACGCTTCCGGCCAATTGAACGTTAAAATTAAGGCCCCGTCCCAGGACGGGAAAGCAAACGCTTATCTGGTGGAGTACCTGGCGCGCCAGTTCGGCGTTGCCAAATCGGCGGTTGAGATCGTTTCCGGTTTTACCAATCCGCACAAAAAGCTGACCATTAACGCCGATGAGGACATCGTCAGGAAAATTCTGGTGAATCTGGAAGGGTGCCGGTAG
- a CDS encoding low affinity iron permease family protein, which yields MKQYSSKGSNGKGFFERFSTGVAKATGSSLAFVSALSAVLLWALCGPFFGFSEDWQLVINTGTTIVTFLMVFVIQKAQNKESLSVQLKLNELIAATKGASNRLIDSEDLSEEELAILYQHYCTMAEVTKRASDLRKSHSIEEAIKETKEKLKEEGNA from the coding sequence ATGAAGCAGTATAGTTCAAAAGGCTCGAATGGCAAAGGCTTTTTTGAGCGTTTCTCGACCGGAGTTGCGAAAGCCACCGGATCTTCGCTGGCGTTTGTGAGCGCCCTGAGCGCGGTTCTCTTATGGGCATTGTGCGGCCCGTTCTTCGGCTTTTCCGAAGACTGGCAGTTGGTCATCAACACGGGTACCACCATCGTTACGTTTCTGATGGTTTTTGTTATTCAGAAAGCGCAGAACAAGGAGTCCCTGTCGGTGCAGTTAAAGCTGAACGAACTGATTGCGGCCACCAAAGGAGCTAGCAACCGCCTGATCGACAGCGAAGATCTGAGCGAAGAAGAGCTTGCGATTCTCTACCAGCACTATTGCACGATGGCTGAGGTAACCAAACGGGCCAGCGACCTGCGCAAGTCGCACTCCATTGAGGAAGCGATCAAAGAAACAAAGGAAAAACTCAAGGAAGAAGGCAACGCCTAG
- a CDS encoding RNA polymerase sigma factor, whose translation MKSSRTSVVARESLQKEFAHLIAHHQKLLHSLCSLYYPLPEDRQDLFQEIVLQLWKAYPSFKHQSKISTWMYRVAMNTVFARIRKEKTRPKSESFSERTFQVADSDGELTQTTQELYQAISQLSDVDKAIIMLYLDEHTYEEMAHILEMSRTNISTRINRIKIQLGKLLKKEWQ comes from the coding sequence TTGAAATCCAGTCGTACTTCAGTCGTGGCCCGGGAATCGTTACAAAAAGAGTTTGCGCACCTCATCGCGCATCATCAAAAGTTGCTGCACAGCCTTTGCAGCCTGTATTATCCGTTGCCGGAAGATCGACAGGATCTTTTTCAGGAGATCGTACTCCAACTCTGGAAGGCTTACCCCTCGTTTAAACATCAGTCGAAAATCAGCACCTGGATGTACCGGGTGGCGATGAACACGGTATTCGCCCGGATTCGGAAGGAAAAAACGCGCCCCAAAAGCGAGTCATTTTCCGAACGGACCTTTCAAGTGGCGGACTCGGACGGCGAACTTACGCAGACAACGCAGGAGTTGTACCAGGCCATCAGCCAGCTCTCCGACGTTGACAAGGCCATCATTATGCTTTATCTGGACGAACACACCTACGAAGAGATGGCGCATATTCTGGAAATGAGCCGCACAAACATCAGCACCCGAATCAATCGAATTAAAATCCAACTCGGCAAACTGTTAAAGAAAGAATGGCAATGA
- a CDS encoding UDP-N-acetylmuramoyl-tripeptide--D-alanyl-D-alanine ligase — translation MVISIPDLYDRYRECAGVSTDTRKITEGCLYVALKGDKFDGNLFANDALEKGARYAVVDNPDVATDSRYLLVDDGLTALQELARHHRNTLTIPVIGLTGSNGKTTTKELILNVLSRKYVTYATQGNLNNHIGVPLTLLALDDHYEMAVVEMGANHQGEIRLLSSIAQPTHGLITNVGKAHLEGFGGIEGVRKGKGELFDFLAETGGTVFVNAQSEVLVAMQKERLFREAIFYQLRDQYEILADNPVVVFKDEAGRVVTTHLTGRYNFDNIAAALSIGKFFGVPAEDANDAVAAYNPTNNRSQVIRKGSNTLLMDAYNANPSSMAAALQNFIKLDAPKKVVILGDMYELGEESPAEHAALGELIAQGQFDTVILAGQDMRYALASLPKAYYFPDKFSLHNWIMDNPFENTAILIKGSRGMGLESVVQFL, via the coding sequence ATGGTTATTTCCATTCCTGATTTGTACGATCGTTACCGCGAATGCGCGGGCGTTTCGACCGATACCCGTAAAATTACAGAAGGCTGTCTGTATGTCGCGCTCAAGGGCGACAAGTTTGACGGAAATTTATTTGCCAATGACGCGCTCGAAAAAGGCGCCCGTTACGCCGTCGTCGACAATCCCGATGTAGCCACCGACAGCCGGTATTTGCTGGTCGATGATGGGCTGACGGCCCTGCAGGAACTGGCCCGCCACCACCGCAACACGCTGACCATTCCCGTGATCGGACTGACGGGTTCAAATGGCAAAACCACAACCAAAGAACTGATTCTGAACGTACTATCCAGAAAATACGTCACTTATGCAACGCAGGGAAACCTCAACAACCACATCGGTGTTCCGCTGACGCTGCTGGCCCTTGACGATCATTACGAAATGGCGGTGGTGGAAATGGGCGCCAATCATCAGGGCGAAATCCGGCTGCTGAGTTCGATTGCCCAACCCACCCACGGTTTAATTACCAACGTTGGCAAGGCCCACCTGGAAGGCTTCGGCGGCATCGAGGGCGTGCGAAAAGGCAAAGGCGAACTCTTTGATTTTCTGGCCGAAACGGGCGGTACGGTTTTCGTCAATGCCCAGAGCGAGGTGCTGGTGGCGATGCAGAAAGAACGGCTTTTCCGCGAAGCGATTTTTTACCAACTGCGCGACCAGTACGAAATTCTTGCCGACAACCCGGTTGTGGTTTTCAAGGATGAAGCTGGGCGGGTTGTGACCACGCATTTGACTGGTCGCTATAATTTTGACAACATCGCGGCAGCCCTCAGCATCGGTAAGTTTTTCGGCGTTCCGGCGGAGGATGCCAACGATGCCGTGGCTGCTTACAACCCAACCAACAACCGTTCGCAGGTGATCCGGAAAGGGAGCAACACGCTGCTAATGGATGCCTACAACGCCAACCCAAGTTCGATGGCCGCGGCCCTCCAGAATTTTATCAAGCTGGACGCCCCAAAAAAGGTGGTGATTCTGGGCGATATGTACGAGCTGGGCGAAGAAAGTCCGGCCGAACACGCGGCTTTGGGTGAACTGATCGCGCAGGGGCAGTTTGATACGGTTATTCTGGCCGGGCAGGATATGCGTTACGCGCTGGCGTCGTTGCCCAAAGCGTATTATTTCCCCGACAAATTTTCGTTGCACAACTGGATCATGGACAACCCGTTTGAAAACACGGCGATCCTGATCAAAGGCTCACGCGGTATGGGCCTTGAATCGGTTGTGCAGTTTTTGTAA
- a CDS encoding AIR synthase related protein has protein sequence MSQPTDRYAQRGVSASKEDVHKAIAKLDKGLFPKAFCKIVPDALAGDPAYCTIMHADGAGTKSSLAYLYWKETGDLSVWRGIAQDAVVMNTDDLICVGSVGPMLLSSTIGRNKNLIPGEVIAEIIEGTEEVLDMLRQHGIDIASTGGETADVGDLVRTVIVDSTVIARMRRADVVSNDRIQAGDVIVGLASFGQATYEKTYNGGMGSNGLTSARHDVLGHYLADQYAESFDPAVDRSLVYSGSKSLTDPVDGTGLNVGQLILSPTRTYAPVAKVLLDELRSQIHGMVHCSGGAQTKVLHFIDDLHVVKDNLFPIPPLFELIQKESGTHWQEMYKVFNMGHRLEIYLPEQHAQRVIDIAAQFGIEGKVIGHVEAFEGKRVTVQSEVGTFIY, from the coding sequence ATGAGTCAACCAACTGATCGATACGCACAGCGCGGTGTTTCGGCTTCCAAAGAAGACGTTCACAAAGCCATTGCGAAACTGGATAAGGGGCTGTTCCCCAAGGCGTTCTGTAAAATTGTGCCCGACGCCCTGGCGGGTGATCCGGCGTATTGCACCATTATGCACGCCGACGGAGCCGGAACCAAGTCGTCGCTGGCGTACCTGTACTGGAAAGAAACCGGCGATTTGTCGGTCTGGCGGGGTATTGCGCAGGACGCCGTGGTGATGAATACCGACGACCTGATTTGCGTGGGTTCGGTGGGGCCGATGCTGCTGTCGTCGACCATTGGGCGGAACAAAAACCTGATTCCGGGCGAAGTGATTGCCGAAATCATCGAGGGTACCGAGGAAGTTTTGGACATGCTGCGGCAACACGGGATCGACATTGCCAGCACCGGGGGCGAAACCGCCGACGTGGGCGATCTGGTCCGGACGGTAATTGTCGACAGCACGGTGATTGCGCGGATGCGCCGGGCCGATGTGGTCAGCAACGACCGGATTCAGGCCGGGGACGTGATTGTCGGTCTGGCGTCGTTCGGGCAGGCAACGTATGAAAAAACCTACAACGGCGGCATGGGCAGCAATGGCCTGACCTCCGCCCGGCACGACGTGTTGGGGCATTATCTGGCCGACCAATACGCCGAAAGTTTCGACCCCGCCGTAGACCGCAGCCTGGTTTACAGCGGTTCCAAGAGTCTCACCGATCCCGTAGACGGGACGGGCCTGAACGTGGGGCAACTGATTCTCTCGCCCACGCGAACCTACGCGCCCGTAGCCAAAGTGCTGCTGGACGAACTGCGAAGCCAGATTCACGGCATGGTGCATTGCAGCGGAGGAGCCCAGACGAAAGTGCTGCATTTTATTGACGACCTGCACGTTGTGAAAGATAACCTCTTCCCGATTCCGCCCCTGTTCGAGCTGATTCAGAAGGAAAGCGGCACGCACTGGCAGGAAATGTACAAAGTGTTCAACATGGGCCACCGGCTCGAAATCTACCTGCCCGAGCAGCACGCCCAGCGGGTGATCGACATTGCCGCCCAGTTTGGTATTGAAGGAAAAGTCATTGGCCACGTCGAAGCGTTTGAAGGCAAGCGGGTGACGGTGCAAAGCGAAGTTGGCACGTTCATTTATTAA
- a CDS encoding GNAT family N-acetyltransferase, with translation MDVQRDRYTISTDPARLQFDVIHDFLTNQSYWATGISRETLQKQIDHSTLNFGLYDEDQQIGYAQVLTNYTSFAYLGNVFVLEAYRGQGLSKWLMATIMSHPELQVIRRWLLATRDAHGLYRQFGFTELTKPETIMEKFDDSAIRQ, from the coding sequence ATGGACGTACAACGAGACCGCTACACCATCTCAACTGATCCGGCACGACTCCAGTTCGATGTTATTCACGACTTTCTAACGAACCAATCTTACTGGGCAACCGGCATCAGCCGGGAAACCCTGCAAAAACAGATTGATCATTCCACGCTGAATTTCGGTCTCTACGATGAGGACCAACAGATTGGCTACGCGCAGGTGCTCACCAACTACACTTCGTTTGCTTACCTAGGCAACGTGTTCGTGCTGGAAGCGTACCGCGGCCAGGGACTCTCGAAGTGGCTCATGGCAACCATCATGAGCCACCCCGAGCTTCAGGTGATCCGGCGCTGGCTGCTGGCCACCCGCGATGCCCACGGCCTTTACCGGCAATTCGGTTTCACGGAACTTACTAAACCGGAAACCATTATGGAAAAATTCGACGACAGTGCCATTCGGCAGTAA
- a CDS encoding TetR/AcrR family transcriptional regulator → MPTQKVTRDEILEKSMLVFKRQGYHRTTMDDLARACGLLKGSFYHYFRSKEVLMKEVLQRAVDLNEKHLFSIAYDETKPPGQRLDQLLSALFNGVMRSEGGCLMGNTVLETALVTEEFKEPLRAHFNSAMNALAHIYQTHHPEDKARELAQQATAEIQGSLLLVKLFGQAQLLTDCRNRAVERL, encoded by the coding sequence ATGCCAACCCAGAAAGTCACACGGGATGAGATTTTGGAAAAGTCGATGCTGGTATTCAAGCGGCAGGGCTACCACCGGACCACGATGGATGATCTGGCGCGGGCCTGCGGGTTGCTGAAAGGTAGTTTCTATCACTACTTTCGCAGCAAAGAAGTGTTGATGAAAGAAGTACTCCAGCGCGCCGTCGACCTGAACGAAAAGCACCTATTTTCAATCGCCTACGACGAAACCAAACCGCCCGGGCAGCGTCTGGACCAGTTGCTGAGTGCCCTGTTCAACGGTGTTATGCGGTCGGAAGGGGGGTGTCTGATGGGCAATACGGTTCTGGAAACGGCGTTGGTAACCGAAGAATTTAAGGAACCGTTACGCGCCCATTTCAACAGCGCCATGAATGCGCTGGCGCACATTTACCAAACCCACCACCCGGAGGACAAGGCGCGGGAGCTGGCGCAGCAGGCCACCGCCGAAATCCAGGGTTCGCTGTTGCTGGTCAAGTTGTTCGGCCAGGCGCAACTGCTGACCGATTGCCGCAACCGGGCCGTTGAACGCTTGTAA
- a CDS encoding SGNH/GDSL hydrolase family protein: protein MRKISFYFLLAFAIQSIALAQQPVPFENEIKAFEEQDKKAAPPKDAILFTGSSSIRLWESLKTDFPDKVVLNRGFGGSTLPDVVHFADRAIIPYKPKQIVIYVGENDVASGTVTAQEVRDRFVTLFTKIRKSLPKTPIVFISMKPSPSRRKYLPITQEANKLIKDYLAKQSRTDYLDVYTPMLDANGRIRGELFRADSLHMTPKGYEVWTEKLKPLLK from the coding sequence ATGAGAAAAATTTCGTTCTACTTCCTGCTGGCCTTTGCCATTCAATCCATTGCCCTGGCGCAACAACCCGTTCCGTTTGAAAATGAGATCAAAGCGTTTGAGGAGCAGGACAAAAAGGCTGCTCCCCCGAAGGATGCCATTCTGTTTACGGGCAGCTCGTCCATCCGGCTCTGGGAAAGCCTCAAGACGGATTTTCCGGACAAGGTGGTGCTAAACCGGGGCTTTGGCGGCTCCACGCTGCCCGATGTAGTTCATTTTGCCGACCGCGCCATCATTCCCTATAAACCCAAACAAATCGTTATTTACGTGGGTGAAAACGACGTGGCCAGCGGAACCGTAACGGCCCAGGAAGTGCGCGACCGTTTTGTCACGCTGTTTACCAAAATCCGGAAGTCGTTGCCTAAAACGCCGATTGTCTTTATTTCGATGAAGCCCAGCCCGTCGCGCCGGAAGTACCTGCCGATTACCCAGGAGGCTAACAAACTGATCAAAGACTACCTGGCGAAGCAGTCGCGGACGGACTATCTGGACGTTTACACTCCCATGCTCGACGCCAACGGGCGGATTCGGGGTGAACTGTTTCGGGCCGATAGCTTACATATGACCCCGAAAGGGTACGAAGTCTGGACCGAAAAGCTTAAACCGCTGTTAAAATAA
- the hemE gene encoding uroporphyrinogen decarboxylase → MTLQNDLLLRAARGENVERVPIWLMRQAGRILAEYRAVREQAGSFIKLATTPELAAEVTIQPVDILGVDAAIIFSDILVVPEAMGLPYEMVEQRGPVFPQTVRTQQQLERIKVADAESDLAYVLEAIRIVKKELNGRVPLIGFAGAPFTIFCYMTEGRGSKTFSVAKKLLYADPAFSHALLQKITDSTIEYLKAQVRAGADLVQIFDSWAGILSPDQYRTFSLPYIRQICDAVAEATGVPITVFAKGAFFARQEIGQLNCSVVGLDWNMDAAESRQLIPGKTLQGNLDPCVLYADYDQIKAEVKKMLQAFGTQRYIANLGHGVYPDTDPEKVKYFIQTVKEYTV, encoded by the coding sequence ATGACTTTACAAAATGACTTGTTGCTGCGGGCAGCCCGTGGCGAAAACGTAGAACGCGTTCCCATCTGGTTGATGCGGCAAGCGGGCCGGATTCTGGCTGAATACCGGGCTGTGCGTGAACAAGCCGGTAGCTTTATCAAACTGGCGACCACACCGGAGCTGGCAGCCGAGGTGACCATTCAACCGGTTGATATTCTGGGCGTTGATGCCGCCATTATTTTTTCAGACATTCTCGTGGTGCCGGAAGCGATGGGGCTACCCTACGAAATGGTGGAGCAGCGGGGGCCGGTTTTTCCGCAAACCGTACGGACGCAGCAGCAACTGGAGCGCATCAAAGTTGCCGACGCCGAAAGCGATCTGGCGTATGTTCTGGAAGCCATCCGGATCGTGAAAAAAGAGCTGAACGGCCGGGTGCCGCTGATCGGTTTTGCCGGAGCGCCGTTCACGATTTTCTGTTACATGACCGAAGGCCGGGGCTCCAAAACGTTTTCTGTTGCCAAAAAACTGCTGTACGCTGATCCGGCGTTTTCGCACGCGCTGCTTCAGAAGATTACCGATAGCACCATTGAATACCTGAAAGCGCAGGTCCGCGCGGGAGCCGATCTGGTGCAGATTTTTGATTCCTGGGCCGGTATCCTGTCGCCCGATCAATACCGTACGTTTTCGTTGCCGTACATCCGGCAGATTTGCGACGCCGTTGCGGAAGCCACGGGCGTACCAATTACGGTTTTTGCCAAGGGTGCTTTTTTTGCCCGTCAGGAAATTGGTCAGTTAAACTGCTCGGTGGTGGGGCTGGACTGGAACATGGACGCGGCCGAATCGCGGCAGTTAATCCCGGGCAAGACGTTGCAGGGCAACCTGGACCCGTGTGTGCTCTACGCCGATTACGATCAGATCAAAGCCGAAGTGAAGAAGATGCTGCAAGCCTTCGGAACACAGCGGTATATTGCTAATCTGGGCCACGGGGTGTATCCCGATACGGACCCGGAAAAGGTAAAGTACTTTATTCAAACCGTTAAAGAATACACGGTATGA